A region from the Desulfobotulus mexicanus genome encodes:
- a CDS encoding DUF4198 domain-containing protein → MKKGFILAGLITLFSAASALAHFQMIYTPQSALETGGELNLKLVFTHPFDADHTMDMEPVQEFYVIHQRGEEGEARKTDLKEFLHEISWKSLGNEGKAYEAKIPSRVMRSMGDYVFVLVPSPYLEGDDEYIQQYTKMIMNVGGVPGNWHEPVGLPVEIVPLDKPYANWTGGVFRGVVMANGEPVPHAQLEIEYLNHEPDMRRNAFKKRPGIKAPHPAFEAMGIRANANGEFTIGLPKAGWWGIAVPDLIETEYNDIDMVKEAVLWIQVTDIK, encoded by the coding sequence ATGAAAAAAGGATTTATACTTGCCGGCCTGATCACCCTTTTCTCTGCAGCATCCGCCCTTGCCCACTTCCAGATGATTTACACTCCCCAGAGTGCTCTGGAAACGGGAGGGGAGTTGAATCTTAAACTGGTGTTTACCCATCCCTTTGATGCGGATCACACCATGGACATGGAGCCTGTGCAGGAATTTTATGTGATTCATCAGAGGGGAGAAGAAGGAGAAGCACGGAAAACAGACCTTAAAGAGTTTCTCCATGAAATATCCTGGAAAAGTCTCGGAAATGAAGGCAAAGCCTATGAAGCAAAAATTCCTTCCCGGGTAATGCGCTCCATGGGAGACTATGTCTTTGTTCTTGTTCCTTCTCCCTACCTTGAAGGCGATGACGAGTATATTCAGCAGTACACCAAAATGATCATGAATGTTGGTGGAGTTCCCGGCAACTGGCACGAGCCCGTAGGCCTTCCCGTTGAAATTGTTCCCCTTGACAAGCCCTATGCCAACTGGACAGGTGGAGTTTTCCGTGGTGTGGTTATGGCCAATGGAGAGCCGGTTCCCCATGCACAACTGGAAATTGAGTATCTGAACCATGAGCCGGATATGCGGAGAAATGCTTTTAAAAAGCGCCCCGGAATCAAGGCTCCCCATCCGGCATTTGAAGCCATGGGTATTCGGGCCAACGCCAACGGTGAATTCACCATAGGCCTTCCCAAGGCAGGCTGGTGGGGCATTGCTGTGCCGGACCTCATTGAGACCGAATACAATGATATTGATATGGTAAAAGAAGCTGTCCTCTGGATTCAGGTGACAGATATCAAATAA
- a CDS encoding FeoB-associated Cys-rich membrane protein gives MFLEYFILTVIVAWAVFYLWHLFFRKKGCSCDSCPSAQNASCTAEKLGIICPEKNTDQEKADESEGKNMDKN, from the coding sequence ATGTTTCTGGAATACTTTATTCTCACAGTTATTGTAGCCTGGGCTGTGTTTTATCTCTGGCATCTTTTTTTCAGAAAAAAGGGCTGCTCCTGTGACTCCTGTCCTTCCGCACAGAATGCTTCATGCACAGCGGAAAAACTGGGAATCATCTGTCCGGAAAAAAATACGGATCAGGAAAAAGCAGACGAATCTGAGGGGAAAAATATGGATAAAAATTAA
- the feoB gene encoding ferrous iron transport protein B, which translates to MSSTASNIIIGLAGQQNAGKSTTFNMLTGANQHIANYPGVTVDKKVGSYKDKEGRVEVVDLPGTYSLTSFSLEERVARDFLLQEKPEAIVNVIDASSLRRGLYFTFQVLEMNFPVVMALNMVDVAEANGQRVDAMKLSARLGIPVVPTVGRKGKGRNELRQAIRETAKTTKNAEKLRIHYDSLENSIEEIHSLLGASLALERMVPLRWLTVKLLEKDAEAIRLLEKFHENSELVLEKVNSAIDSFFEKEGVSPADHIVACRDKLAVSIVDECVEFTERGRVRKSEKIDRILLHRGFAPFFLVFTVYMIYELSIVQGYKLTAITWPALAWVRGALAGFLPDPGMLSDTIIRSLPLWMMDSVNTLLNYVPIFLILFALIAILEDSGYMARIAFILDRIFQSFGLHGQSTLPFILGGVFTGGCAVPGIMATKGIPDERSRMATILTVPYMNCLAKIPLYALLVNIYFAAYQSWVMLFISTITIIMAMIVAKLLTMTILRGQETAPFVMEMPNYHLPTITGVLRRAFDRTWEYIKKVGTIVIAVAVVVYVLLQFPGLPEERMTEYEGQMTAALADFQEAVQGTEFAPLLEKESQVLSLLNTANTYRDAKMAASSQEASTAVDLRYEEKHPEIFPLLRPRSREARTINRAMRDLSAERADLRAAIREDTIVYSYFGRLGRALEPVTQFAGFDWKINVALISSFAARESSVATLGVLFQDGADENISLEERMDREAKNFGSTPLHALALIIFFALYPPCLAATIMIKVQTGSYKWMVFAIVFPTAFGLAMASAVFTIGSALSLSGIQAMAGFYFIALATAIGLSFVKDPAWKAEQLERAAKTGGL; encoded by the coding sequence ATGTCATCCACAGCAAGCAACATCATAATTGGTCTGGCCGGTCAGCAGAATGCCGGTAAGTCCACCACATTCAATATGCTTACCGGGGCCAATCAGCACATAGCCAATTATCCCGGTGTAACTGTGGATAAAAAGGTGGGCAGCTACAAGGACAAAGAGGGCAGGGTGGAGGTTGTGGATTTGCCTGGCACCTACAGCCTGACCTCCTTTTCCCTTGAAGAGCGGGTTGCCAGGGACTTTCTGCTGCAGGAAAAACCCGAAGCCATAGTCAATGTCATTGATGCATCCAGTCTGCGCAGGGGCCTTTACTTTACCTTTCAGGTACTGGAAATGAATTTTCCCGTGGTCATGGCCCTTAATATGGTGGATGTGGCCGAAGCCAATGGCCAGCGGGTAGATGCCATGAAGCTGTCCGCCAGACTGGGGATTCCCGTGGTGCCCACGGTTGGACGCAAGGGCAAAGGCCGCAATGAACTGAGGCAGGCCATACGGGAGACGGCAAAAACCACCAAAAACGCAGAAAAACTTCGTATTCATTACGACTCTCTGGAAAATTCCATAGAGGAAATCCATAGCCTTCTGGGGGCATCCCTTGCCCTGGAGCGTATGGTTCCTTTGCGCTGGCTGACGGTAAAGCTTCTGGAAAAGGATGCGGAAGCCATAAGGCTGCTGGAAAAATTCCATGAAAATTCTGAACTTGTGCTGGAAAAAGTGAACAGCGCCATTGATTCTTTCTTTGAAAAAGAGGGAGTTTCACCAGCGGATCACATTGTGGCCTGCAGGGACAAGCTGGCCGTATCCATTGTGGATGAATGCGTAGAATTCACAGAAAGAGGTAGAGTTCGTAAATCAGAAAAAATAGACCGTATTCTTCTGCACAGGGGCTTTGCACCATTTTTTCTGGTTTTCACCGTCTACATGATCTACGAGCTTTCCATTGTGCAGGGATACAAACTGACGGCCATCACCTGGCCTGCCCTGGCATGGGTCCGGGGAGCTCTGGCAGGATTTCTTCCTGATCCCGGTATGCTCAGCGACACCATTATACGATCTCTGCCCCTCTGGATGATGGACAGTGTGAACACCCTTTTAAACTATGTTCCCATTTTTCTGATTCTTTTTGCCCTGATCGCCATACTGGAAGATTCCGGTTACATGGCCCGTATTGCCTTTATTCTGGACAGGATTTTTCAGAGTTTCGGGCTCCACGGTCAGTCCACACTTCCCTTTATTCTGGGTGGCGTTTTCACAGGAGGCTGTGCCGTACCCGGCATAATGGCCACCAAGGGCATTCCCGATGAGCGCTCCCGCATGGCCACCATTCTCACCGTGCCCTATATGAACTGTCTGGCAAAAATTCCCCTTTATGCCCTTCTGGTGAATATCTATTTTGCGGCATATCAGTCCTGGGTCATGCTTTTTATTTCCACCATCACCATCATCATGGCCATGATTGTGGCAAAGCTCCTTACTATGACCATACTGAGGGGGCAGGAGACAGCTCCCTTTGTCATGGAAATGCCAAACTACCATCTGCCTACAATTACAGGCGTGCTGCGAAGGGCCTTTGACCGCACCTGGGAGTACATTAAAAAAGTCGGAACCATTGTCATTGCAGTTGCGGTGGTGGTTTATGTGCTGCTGCAGTTTCCGGGTCTTCCCGAAGAGCGCATGACTGAATATGAGGGACAAATGACGGCAGCACTGGCGGATTTTCAGGAAGCTGTCCAGGGTACGGAGTTTGCCCCATTGCTGGAAAAAGAAAGTCAGGTACTTAGCCTTCTCAATACAGCCAATACCTACAGGGATGCCAAGATGGCAGCCTCCAGCCAGGAAGCATCCACAGCCGTGGATCTGCGTTACGAAGAAAAACATCCGGAGATTTTTCCTCTGCTCCGTCCCAGAAGCAGGGAAGCACGGACCATCAACCGGGCCATGCGTGACCTTTCCGCAGAACGGGCTGACCTCAGGGCAGCCATACGGGAAGACACAATTGTGTACAGCTACTTTGGCAGGCTTGGCAGGGCACTGGAACCAGTTACCCAGTTTGCAGGCTTTGACTGGAAAATCAATGTGGCTCTGATAAGCTCCTTTGCAGCAAGGGAGTCCAGCGTTGCCACCCTTGGCGTTCTTTTTCAAGATGGTGCCGATGAAAATATCTCCCTTGAGGAACGCATGGACAGGGAAGCAAAGAATTTCGGCAGTACCCCCCTCCATGCCCTTGCCCTGATTATTTTCTTTGCCCTGTATCCACCATGCCTTGCCGCCACCATCATGATCAAGGTGCAGACTGGTTCCTATAAATGGATGGTTTTTGCCATTGTTTTTCCCACGGCTTTTGGTCTTGCCATGGCAAGTGCAGTCTTTACCATCGGCTCGGCTCTCTCTTTAAGCGGTATACAGGCCATGGCAGGATTTTATTTCATAGCCCTTGCCACAGCCATAGGTCTTTCCTTTGTAAAGGACCCTGCATGGAAGGCTGAACAGCTTGAAAGAGCTGCCAAAACAGGAGGTCTCTAG
- a CDS encoding FeoA family protein has product MFYRMRRKKNKNCSTCSISHSDNVVCPPDCKVLTEVGKGCRCRIRGHQSVGAVRQRLMDLGFVPNMEVEMVRCATLGDPLELRVGDYYVTLRKREAALIEVENI; this is encoded by the coding sequence ATGTTCTACCGCATGCGCAGAAAAAAGAACAAAAACTGCAGTACATGCAGCATCAGTCATTCTGATAATGTTGTCTGTCCCCCTGACTGCAAGGTTCTTACAGAGGTGGGAAAGGGATGCCGCTGCCGCATAAGGGGACATCAGTCCGTTGGTGCCGTACGTCAGCGCCTTATGGATCTTGGTTTTGTTCCCAACATGGAAGTGGAGATGGTGCGCTGTGCCACCCTGGGAGATCCCCTGGAATTGCGGGTGGGGGATTATTATGTGACCCTGCGAAAGCGGGAAGCAGCCCTTATTGAGGTGGAAAATATTTAG
- a CDS encoding radical SAM protein, which yields MKQNTVAFQPHATNLFFHILTACNLKCRHCYIRKDQHGNRTLSMESIESWLALFAERQKTANVIFLGGEPTLHPELSRAVKTAKRMGYASVTIDTNGYLFHDILEKVSPEEVDFFSFSLDGATAPVCDAIRGQGVFEICTKNARKAAEKGFATSLIYTVSEENIHELEKMPLLLKDLGISRFFIQVLGMRGNSLQDPGQKQVNRHTWTSLVPEVAKEVASLGIGVTWPKVFLGPEDPFECAGLVADNFFVFPNGRVYRCPLCEDYPIHAFEIKENRLIESPPLHEGHFFELNIPEGCVMNRLVQPGNLEYEKEGKPSCRIACCLLKEEILP from the coding sequence ATGAAACAGAATACCGTTGCTTTTCAGCCCCATGCCACCAATCTTTTTTTTCATATCCTCACAGCCTGCAACCTGAAGTGCCGTCATTGTTACATCCGTAAGGATCAGCATGGAAACCGGACCCTTTCCATGGAAAGCATTGAAAGCTGGCTTGCTCTTTTTGCCGAGAGACAAAAAACAGCCAACGTTATTTTTCTGGGAGGAGAACCAACCCTGCATCCGGAACTGAGCCGTGCCGTAAAAACTGCAAAAAGAATGGGCTACGCCTCTGTCACCATAGATACCAATGGCTATCTTTTTCACGATATTCTGGAAAAAGTAAGTCCTGAAGAAGTGGATTTTTTCAGTTTCAGCTTAGATGGTGCCACCGCCCCTGTCTGTGATGCCATACGGGGTCAAGGGGTTTTTGAGATCTGTACAAAAAATGCCAGAAAAGCTGCTGAAAAAGGTTTTGCCACCAGCCTCATCTACACGGTGAGCGAAGAAAATATCCATGAACTGGAAAAAATGCCCCTTCTTCTCAAAGACCTTGGAATTTCCCGTTTTTTTATTCAGGTTCTTGGCATGCGAGGCAATTCCCTTCAGGATCCCGGCCAGAAACAGGTAAACCGGCATACCTGGACCTCTCTGGTGCCTGAGGTGGCAAAGGAAGTCGCCTCCCTTGGTATCGGCGTTACCTGGCCAAAGGTGTTTCTCGGGCCTGAAGATCCCTTTGAATGTGCAGGCCTTGTAGCGGATAATTTTTTTGTTTTTCCCAACGGACGGGTCTACCGATGCCCCCTCTGTGAGGATTATCCCATCCATGCCTTTGAAATAAAGGAAAACAGACTCATTGAAAGCCCCCCCCTCCATGAAGGACATTTTTTTGAGCTGAATATCCCGGAAGGCTGTGTCATGAACCGCCTTGTGCAGCCGGGAAACCTTGAATATGAAAAAGAAGGTAAACCTTCCTGCCGCATTGCCTGCTGTCTCTTAAAGGAAGAAATCCTGCCATAA
- a CDS encoding cyclic nucleotide-binding domain-containing protein, with the protein MIESRYLKDNIENIQKLMQIPALRNFEVRSLSKLLRLSKIREYADGEFIIRDGDEDTWLYFLLGGSVRIEKNGHEISTIHKMGEIFGEMRLIDKRARSADVVAAGTAICLAVDTSAKNQMAGEDDSDAQMDFLLLLYKIFAEYLSARLRLANEELVRAKEETENLKNLVDTKK; encoded by the coding sequence ATGATTGAAAGTCGGTACCTCAAGGATAACATTGAAAATATTCAGAAACTTATGCAGATTCCAGCCCTGCGCAATTTTGAGGTGCGCAGCCTTTCAAAACTCCTGCGTCTGAGCAAAATCCGGGAGTACGCAGACGGTGAGTTTATTATTCGTGACGGAGATGAGGATACCTGGCTTTATTTTCTGCTTGGGGGAAGTGTCCGCATAGAAAAAAACGGCCATGAAATTTCCACCATACATAAAATGGGGGAAATTTTCGGTGAAATGCGCCTCATAGATAAAAGGGCCCGCAGTGCCGATGTGGTGGCTGCTGGAACAGCAATCTGCCTTGCCGTGGATACCAGCGCTAAAAATCAGATGGCAGGGGAAGATGACAGTGACGCCCAGATGGATTTTCTTCTTCTGCTCTATAAGATTTTTGCAGAATATCTTTCCGCCCGCCTGCGTCTGGCCAATGAGGAACTTGTAAGGGCAAAAGAAGAAACAGAAAACCTGAAAAACCTTGTGGACACAAAAAAATGA
- the rnc gene encoding ribonuclease III: MPDFPSMADLEKAMNYCFKNLQILENALCHSSYVNEQALVLKNNERLEFLGDAVLSLVIGHLLMEHFREMREGDLSRIRASLVNERQLASVARKLNLGNHMRLGRGEEQTNGRNKDSILADAFEALVAAVYRDGGFDAVFGFVSLCFIPIIRDMDVEESINDAKSRLQEEIQMRYKTTPSYRIVGEEGPDHDKVFHVEVSAEKICARGSGKSKKIAEQDAARKALGMLKKH, translated from the coding sequence ATGCCCGATTTCCCTTCCATGGCTGACCTTGAGAAGGCCATGAATTATTGTTTTAAAAATCTTCAGATACTGGAAAATGCCCTGTGTCATTCTTCCTATGTTAATGAACAGGCCCTTGTATTAAAAAACAATGAACGCCTTGAATTCCTGGGAGATGCCGTTCTAAGCCTGGTCATAGGCCACCTTCTGATGGAGCATTTCAGAGAGATGCGGGAAGGGGATCTTTCCCGCATACGCGCAAGCCTTGTGAATGAACGCCAGCTGGCTTCCGTGGCAAGGAAGCTGAATCTTGGCAACCATATGCGCCTTGGCCGGGGTGAAGAACAGACCAATGGCAGAAACAAGGATTCCATTCTGGCTGATGCCTTTGAGGCCCTTGTGGCCGCAGTCTACAGGGACGGCGGTTTTGATGCAGTTTTTGGCTTTGTTTCCCTTTGCTTTATTCCCATTATCCGGGATATGGATGTGGAAGAAAGCATCAACGATGCCAAAAGCCGTCTTCAGGAAGAAATACAGATGCGCTATAAAACCACCCCCTCCTACAGAATTGTAGGAGAGGAAGGCCCGGATCATGATAAGGTTTTCCATGTGGAAGTATCTGCTGAAAAAATCTGTGCAAGAGGATCTGGGAAAAGCAAGAAAATTGCTGAACAGGACGCTGCCAGAAAAGCCCTTGGAATGCTGAAAAAACATTAA